The following nucleotide sequence is from Catonella massiliensis.
GATGGTGCAGGGGAGTACAGGATTTTTTTCCAGGTAGTCTTCCCGCTTCTTAAGCCGGGCCTTGCTACTGTAGGACTGTTTATGGCACTCGGATATTGGAATGACTGGTACAATGCAATGCTTTATATAAACAGCAATACTAAGTTCCCTCTACAGTATATGCTATACAATCTCTTACAGCAGACGCAGGCGCTCGCAAGAATAGCCTCGCAGTCCGGCATCAGTGTGGCTGATTTGCCGTCTAACAGTCTTAAGATGGCAATGGCAATAGTTGCAACCGGCCCTATACTCCTTGTATATCCTTTTGTACAAAAGTACTTTGTAAAAGGTATTACAGTGGGTTCTGTAAAGGGTTGATATTTATAAAGTAAAGATCGTGATACATTTAACAAACTAGCAAATATTAGAAAGGTAAAAAATGAATACAAGAATTGATAAAGTAAAAGGTGTAAATTTAGGGAACTGGCTGGTTCTAGAGAAATGGATGAGTCCGGAGCTCTTTGCAGGGACTACAGCGGAAGATGAATATTATCTTCCTACACAGCTTCCAAAAGAAGTATATGAAGCAAGAATACGCCAGCACAGGGCTGAGTATATTTCTGAGAGAGATTTTGTATACATAAAGTCTCTTGGCTTAAATTCAGTAAGGATACCCGTTCCATACTTCATATTTGGTGACAGAGAACCATTTATAGGCTGTATTGAAGAGCTTGACAAGGCATTCAACTGGGCAGAGCGATATGGGCTCAGTATTCTTATAGACCTACATACTGCACCTGATAGTCAGAACGGCTTTGACAATGGCGGAATAAGTGGAGTATGCAAGTGGTCTAGCGAACCCGAAGAGGTTGAATTTGTGCTGACTGTACTTGAAAGGCTTGCACACCGCTATGGAGAGAGAAAGGGACTTTGGGGCATCCAGATAATAAATGAACCTGTATCTGAGGATTTGTGGGACATGGTTCAAAAGAGATATCCGCCTGTTGATAGTAAAAAGGCTGAGGGCTCAGGTCCTGTTACAAGTAAATTTTTACGTGAGTTTTATGTAAAAGCTTATGACAGGCTAAGAAAATACCTCCCTAAGGAAAAATACGTTGTATTTCACGATGGCTTCCGCCTCAAAGAGTGGAAGGACTTTATGAGGGAGGATAGGTTTGAAAATGTTGTCCTTGATACCCATCAGTATCTGATGGTGGCTGAGATGCAGGGAACCGCACAAACTCTTGATTCTTATGTAAAGTATATAAAAGATGTGTATGAAGAGGACGTAAAGGAAATGCAGGAGTATTTTCCTGTAATCTGCGGAGAGTGGTGCCTTTTTAACTCTCTCGCTTGTGGAAGGGATACAAAGGGCGGTCGGTCTGTATTAAATGGTGAGATGGAAGATATAACTAAAGTGCTTAGTGATGAAGAAAAAAAGCATATTTACAAAACTCTTTGTAAGGCACAGCTTGAGGCGTGGAATGGGGGAAGCGGCTATTATTACTGGAGCTACAAGTTACTTACAGATACTGTAAATACCAAAGGCTGGGAAGGCTGGGATCCTTGGGATCTTGGCAGAAGTGCAGCCTTTGGGTGGTTTGAAACGGAGTAGACTATGATAAAGAATCCAATACTTACAGGATTTAACCCGGATCCTTGCATTTGCAGAAAGGGAGATGATTTTTACATAGCAGTATCTTCTTTTGAATGGTTACCCGGAATCCCCATATATCATTCCAAAGACTTGAAACACTGGGAGTTATACACACATGTATTAACTCTTAATTCGCAGGTTGAACTTAGGAAGCTTCCATCTGCAAAAGGAGTGTGGGCTCCCTGCCTTACCTACTGCGAGGAAGAGGATAGCTTTTATGTTATCTATGGTGTGATGAACTCTATGAATGCCAGATACTTTGATGTAGATAACTACCTTATAAAAGCAAAGGATATAAGAGGTCCTTGGACAGAACCTGTATATCTGCATTCTGCGGGATTTGACGCGTCTATACTACACGATGATGATGGAAGAAAATACATAGTTTCTCTGGAGTGGGAGACTAGAGACGGTTATGAAAAGCCAGGTGTAATCTGTGTTGCAGAGTATGATACTAAGAACAAATGCCTGAAGGAATATCCTAAGCGGGTATACAACGGTGGTACTGATAGAGGCTGTATTGAAGCACCTCACCTTACTAAAAGGGGAGAGTATTACTATCTAATGTGTGCAGAAGGCGGAACGGGATACAATCACTGTGTTACTATGGCAAGGTCAAAGTCTCCATATGGGCCGTTTGAAAAGGACCCTATGAATCCCATACTGACCTCATCGCCAAATAATTCAAATGAAAGGGCAGATTGGGATCACCTAAAGCCAAGATACTATAATCCTGAGTCGGCTTTGCAAAAGTCAGGACATGGTAGTTATGTTAATCTGGATGAAAAAACTGCTTATCTGGTTCATCTATGTGCAAGACCGTTTGTGCCGGAGCTTAGATGTACTCTGGGGAGAGAAAGTGCGATTCAGAAAATGGTATGGACTGATGATGGCTGGCTTAGAATGGCAGATGGCACTAATCTGGCTAAGATTGAAACAGAGGAAGCAGATTTGCCTGCTTTTGATGCAGAGATACTACCGGACAGAGATGATTTTGATGAGACGGTATTAAGAAAGGACTATTATTCCCCAAGAATATTCCCCAGTGAATTTACAGACTGCAAAAGCAGGGAAGGCTTTATCAGACTTAGGGGGCAGGAATCTCTATCTTCACTTAATAGAGTGAGCCTCCTTTGCAGAAAACTACCATCAGTAGAAGTTGAGGCTTCTGTATGCTTAGATTTTAACCCTGAGATATATCAACATAGTGCCGGCCTGGTGCTTTATTATGACAATATGAATTATATAGCGCTTAGGAAGTATTATTCAGATACTCTTAAGCAGCCTGCGGTTGCAATTATATCCCTTGAAAATGGTGAAAAGAAAGAACATCTGGACACAAGAACAGCTGTTGATTGCCGTATGCTTAGATTTGAACTAATCGTATCGGGCAGAGAAAGCTATTTCAAATGGGGATATGAGGGCGAGGATACCAAGCCTATTGGACCTGTTTTTGCTACGGATAAGCTTTCGGATGAATATTGCAAATACGGTGAGTTTACGGGCACGATGGTAGGTATATTCGCAGTAGACAGTATGTTTCACAAGAAGGAAGCTGATTTTGATTATTTTAGTGTAACTAATAAAGAAGAATAAAGCTATGGTTTAAGTCCAACCTGAACCTCAAAAGCATCTGTAGCAGTGTAATTTCATACATTTTGAGTTATACTGTCTACAGATGTTTTGTTTAACCTGATAAGGAGAACGATAATGGAAAATGAATTCTTGTATGGCTGTGCGTACTATCCTGAATATATGCCTTATGAGAGGATAGACGAAGATTTTGCCCTTATGCAAAAGGCTGGGATGAATGTAGTAAGAATAGCGGAATCTACCTGGAGTACCCTAGAGCCAAAAGAGGGAGAGTATGATTTTTACCATATTGATGAAGTTCTAAAAAGAGCTGGAAAGTATGGTCTCAAGGTAATAATTGGCACTCCTACATATGCTATACCATCTTGGCTTGCAAAGCTTGATAAAAACGTACTTGTCCATACCAAAAACGGCGATGTAAAATATGGTAAAAGGCAGATATTCAACCTTTTATCAGATACATATATATTCTACGGTGGTAGAATAATCAGAAAACTCTTAGAGCATACAGCGAATCATCCACAGGTTATAGGATTTCAGATAGACAATGAAACCAAGCATTATGACAACTTCGGAGCAGGGATTCAGGAAGCGTTTATACGTCTGCTTAAAAGCAGATATACAGACATAGAGGAGTTTAACAAAGATTTTGGACTTGCTTACTGGAGTAACAGTATCCACTCGTGGGAGGATTTTCCTGACATATCGGGGACAATAAATGCAAGCCTTGCCTGTGAATTTGAAGAATTTCAGAGAGATATGGCAGTTAACTTCCTTAAAATGCAGGCTGAGATTGTAAATGAATATAAAAAACCGGAGCAGTTTATTACACACAACTTTGACTTTGAATGGAGAAAGTTTGGAGCTGATATAGCTCAGGATGGCTATTCTTATGGGATACAGGATGGTATCCATCACCTAAGAGCTTCTGATGCCCTTACCCACGTGGGAACTGACATCTATCATCCTACTGGATTTCAGCTGACAGGTGCAGAGATAGCGTTTTGCGGAGATGAAATAAGAAGTCTTAAAAATGACAACTACTTTGTGCTTGAATGCCAGTCACAGGCATTTAAGTACTGGTGCCCATTCCCAAAACAGCTCAGGCTTCACGCTTTCAGCCATATTGCATCTGGTGCAGA
It contains:
- a CDS encoding glycoside hydrolase family 5 protein yields the protein MNTRIDKVKGVNLGNWLVLEKWMSPELFAGTTAEDEYYLPTQLPKEVYEARIRQHRAEYISERDFVYIKSLGLNSVRIPVPYFIFGDREPFIGCIEELDKAFNWAERYGLSILIDLHTAPDSQNGFDNGGISGVCKWSSEPEEVEFVLTVLERLAHRYGERKGLWGIQIINEPVSEDLWDMVQKRYPPVDSKKAEGSGPVTSKFLREFYVKAYDRLRKYLPKEKYVVFHDGFRLKEWKDFMREDRFENVVLDTHQYLMVAEMQGTAQTLDSYVKYIKDVYEEDVKEMQEYFPVICGEWCLFNSLACGRDTKGGRSVLNGEMEDITKVLSDEEKKHIYKTLCKAQLEAWNGGSGYYYWSYKLLTDTVNTKGWEGWDPWDLGRSAAFGWFETE
- a CDS encoding glycoside hydrolase family 43 protein, whose product is MIKNPILTGFNPDPCICRKGDDFYIAVSSFEWLPGIPIYHSKDLKHWELYTHVLTLNSQVELRKLPSAKGVWAPCLTYCEEEDSFYVIYGVMNSMNARYFDVDNYLIKAKDIRGPWTEPVYLHSAGFDASILHDDDGRKYIVSLEWETRDGYEKPGVICVAEYDTKNKCLKEYPKRVYNGGTDRGCIEAPHLTKRGEYYYLMCAEGGTGYNHCVTMARSKSPYGPFEKDPMNPILTSSPNNSNERADWDHLKPRYYNPESALQKSGHGSYVNLDEKTAYLVHLCARPFVPELRCTLGRESAIQKMVWTDDGWLRMADGTNLAKIETEEADLPAFDAEILPDRDDFDETVLRKDYYSPRIFPSEFTDCKSREGFIRLRGQESLSSLNRVSLLCRKLPSVEVEASVCLDFNPEIYQHSAGLVLYYDNMNYIALRKYYSDTLKQPAVAIISLENGEKKEHLDTRTAVDCRMLRFELIVSGRESYFKWGYEGEDTKPIGPVFATDKLSDEYCKYGEFTGTMVGIFAVDSMFHKKEADFDYFSVTNKEE
- a CDS encoding beta-galactosidase, with product MENEFLYGCAYYPEYMPYERIDEDFALMQKAGMNVVRIAESTWSTLEPKEGEYDFYHIDEVLKRAGKYGLKVIIGTPTYAIPSWLAKLDKNVLVHTKNGDVKYGKRQIFNLLSDTYIFYGGRIIRKLLEHTANHPQVIGFQIDNETKHYDNFGAGIQEAFIRLLKSRYTDIEEFNKDFGLAYWSNSIHSWEDFPDISGTINASLACEFEEFQRDMAVNFLKMQAEIVNEYKKPEQFITHNFDFEWRKFGADIAQDGYSYGIQDGIHHLRASDALTHVGTDIYHPTGFQLTGAEIAFCGDEIRSLKNDNYFVLECQSQAFKYWCPFPKQLRLHAFSHIASGADGVMYWNWHSIHQSFETYWKGILSHDLKPSRIYNEISEIGNEIKTLTKEKLCIKKKNRIALLVDTLSLSALKWFPIDKKLSYNDVVRYMYDSLYEENLECDIVFSEYANPNEYEAIICPALYCVSKELTKKLDKFVKNGGILIGSFRSFVADRRVSVYTKTLPAGLTDCFGVHYDEFTHTLNMGAGGKEVKYVAELVTADTAKEIHPYEHIYWSNYSAVTCNEYGSGKAYYIASYLDKAVLKEVLREALKEVYKEQNLPVQTAFPVITRRGVNELNEELNYVFNYSCKPVEVEICVEAEKGYTDAITGKSYVKGDKLRLEDWGVAVLVG